Proteins from one Nitrobacteraceae bacterium AZCC 2146 genomic window:
- a CDS encoding hypothetical protein (product_source=Hypo-rule applied) — MLSLPAPRTGHSGLRWACIVLLGLSIAPAAAMPSRVAVSAGSFFAAAARCEAQNLITAGQTDALMKALKNYLSESDQTNMQSGYARGLKESTVYVVEQKRWATFTPDPTSCYRVQGVLDDYKAQLEAE; from the coding sequence ATGCTGTCTCTTCCCGCTCCGCGAACCGGCCATAGCGGCCTTCGCTGGGCGTGCATCGTGCTGCTCGGCCTGTCGATCGCGCCGGCGGCAGCGATGCCGAGCCGCGTCGCCGTGAGCGCCGGTTCGTTCTTCGCAGCAGCCGCGCGATGCGAGGCGCAAAACCTGATCACCGCCGGCCAGACCGACGCGCTGATGAAGGCGCTGAAAAACTATCTCTCCGAATCGGACCAGACCAACATGCAGTCCGGCTACGCGCGCGGCCTCAAGGAGTCGACGGTGTATGTGGTCGAGCAAAAACGCTGGGCTACCTTCACCCCGGATCCCACCAGCTGCTACCGCGTCCAGGGCGTGCTCGACGACTACAAGGCGCAGCTCGAGGCGGAGTGA
- a CDS encoding hypothetical protein (product_source=Hypo-rule applied; cleavage_site_network=SignalP-noTM), which translates to MKLFVGWVVSASVLVTAAAAHAQVPLPLRISGALVTTASDVVGTTVSTVSDVVGTTVSTISDVGGPYAIPPDVGPPRYAPPVLPPREITAIVREMGFSPLGAPQQRGLVYTISAIDMDGEDGRLVIDARSGRVLRFMPAWRMRDRIGEETITTYGPAGPPPPPADYRRAPRPPASLPKVASRTPTVPVPKAMPPRAVATPAKPVAVTPTPAPAPVQQSAVVPPKEAVEAAPAAVAPAATPTPPTVAAAPVEAKPAAPAAEPTPAMPPVQGLE; encoded by the coding sequence ATGAAGTTGTTCGTAGGATGGGTAGTGTCGGCAAGCGTCTTGGTCACGGCTGCGGCCGCGCATGCGCAGGTGCCGCTGCCACTTCGGATCAGCGGTGCACTCGTTACGACCGCCTCTGATGTTGTCGGGACAACCGTCTCTACCGTCTCTGATGTTGTCGGGACGACCGTCTCTACCATCTCTGATGTTGGCGGCCCTTACGCGATTCCGCCGGATGTCGGCCCGCCGCGCTATGCGCCACCAGTGCTGCCGCCGCGGGAGATCACCGCCATTGTTCGTGAGATGGGCTTCTCGCCGCTCGGTGCGCCGCAGCAACGCGGCCTCGTCTACACGATTTCGGCGATCGACATGGACGGCGAGGATGGCCGGCTGGTGATCGATGCCCGCAGTGGACGGGTTCTGCGCTTCATGCCGGCCTGGCGCATGCGTGACCGGATCGGCGAGGAAACCATCACGACCTACGGCCCCGCCGGCCCGCCGCCGCCGCCCGCGGACTATCGCCGTGCGCCACGGCCGCCCGCTTCGTTGCCAAAGGTTGCCAGCCGCACGCCAACGGTGCCAGTGCCCAAGGCCATGCCGCCGCGCGCGGTGGCGACGCCGGCGAAGCCGGTGGCTGTAACACCGACGCCTGCGCCGGCTCCGGTGCAGCAATCGGCTGTGGTGCCGCCGAAGGAGGCTGTTGAAGCGGCCCCGGCGGCCGTGGCGCCGGCCGCCACGCCCACGCCGCCGACCGTCGCCGCGGCGCCGGTCGAAGCAAAGCCTGCAGCGCCTGCGGCTGAGCCGACACCGGCCATGCCGCCTGTACAGGGACTGGAGTAG
- a CDS encoding lysophospholipase (product_source=KO:K01048; cath_funfam=3.40.50.1820; cog=COG2267; ko=KO:K01048; pfam=PF12146; superfamily=53474): MTLVSIPANPVPEDVVSGTIKTPDGAELRFARWAPPAGRKGTVCVFSGRGESIEKYFETVRDLRDRGFAVAMIDWRGQGHSSRRLRDPRKGYVRDFADFEVDVETFVQQIVLPDCPPPYFALAHSMGGAVLLRIAHAGKRWFDRIVLSAPMIDLPGRSTSFPVRALVRVMRLTGQGGNYVPGGNDALTGTTSFVGNKLTSDPVRYARNAAIFEEDPTLGIGSPTVAWADAAFKAMRGFREASYPVKIRQPILMMAASQDQVVSTPAIEEFAYHLRGGAHLVIAGSRHEILQEQDRYRGQFWAAFDAFVPGTPLFK; the protein is encoded by the coding sequence ATGACGCTCGTCTCGATTCCCGCCAACCCGGTTCCGGAAGATGTCGTCAGCGGCACCATCAAGACCCCCGACGGCGCCGAACTGCGCTTCGCGCGCTGGGCGCCGCCGGCCGGGCGCAAGGGCACGGTGTGCGTGTTCAGCGGGCGCGGCGAGTCGATCGAGAAATATTTCGAGACGGTACGCGACCTGCGCGACCGCGGCTTTGCGGTGGCGATGATCGACTGGCGCGGCCAGGGACACTCGTCGCGGCGGCTACGCGATCCGCGCAAGGGCTATGTCCGCGACTTCGCCGATTTCGAGGTGGATGTGGAAACCTTCGTGCAGCAGATCGTGCTGCCGGATTGTCCGCCGCCGTATTTCGCGCTGGCGCATTCAATGGGTGGCGCGGTGTTGCTGCGCATTGCGCACGCCGGCAAGCGCTGGTTCGACCGTATCGTGCTGTCGGCGCCGATGATCGACCTGCCGGGCCGCAGCACCTCGTTTCCGGTGCGCGCGCTGGTGCGGGTGATGCGGCTGACCGGGCAGGGCGGCAATTACGTGCCGGGCGGCAATGACGCGCTGACCGGCACCACGTCGTTCGTCGGCAACAAGCTGACCAGCGATCCCGTGCGCTATGCGCGCAACGCTGCGATCTTCGAGGAAGACCCCACGCTCGGCATCGGCTCGCCGACGGTGGCCTGGGCCGACGCCGCCTTCAAGGCGATGCGCGGGTTTCGCGAGGCCAGCTACCCGGTGAAAATTCGGCAGCCGATCCTGATGATGGCGGCGAGTCAGGATCAGGTAGTCTCGACGCCGGCGATCGAGGAATTTGCCTATCATCTGCGCGGTGGCGCGCATCTCGTCATCGCCGGCTCGCGCCACGAAATCCTGCAGGAGCAGGACCGCTACCGCGGCCAGTTCTGGGCAGCCTTCGACGCCTTCGTGCCGGGCACGCCGCTGTTCAAATGA
- a CDS encoding molecular chaperone IbpA (product_source=KO:K04080; cath_funfam=2.60.40.790; cog=COG0071; ko=KO:K04080; pfam=PF00011; superfamily=49764) — protein sequence MRTYDLTPFYRSTVGFDRFFSLLDQASGDGAPGYPPYNIERTGENDYRISVAVSGFAANELSIVAKENTLTIKGEKAANENGQAKAEVLYRGIAARAFERAFQLADFVQVKNASLENGLLHVDLVREIPEAKKPRSIPITTNAVAAPQVVDGSAEKAAA from the coding sequence ATGCGTACCTATGATCTCACCCCGTTTTATCGTTCCACCGTCGGCTTCGACCGCTTCTTCTCCCTGCTCGACCAGGCGTCGGGCGACGGCGCGCCGGGCTATCCGCCCTACAACATCGAGCGCACCGGCGAGAACGACTACCGCATCAGCGTTGCGGTCTCCGGCTTTGCCGCCAATGAGCTCTCCATCGTCGCCAAGGAAAACACGCTGACGATCAAGGGCGAAAAGGCCGCCAACGAGAATGGCCAAGCCAAGGCCGAGGTGCTGTATCGCGGCATCGCCGCCCGTGCCTTTGAGCGCGCCTTCCAGCTCGCCGACTTTGTCCAGGTCAAGAACGCCTCGCTCGAGAACGGCCTGCTCCACGTCGATCTCGTCCGCGAGATTCCCGAGGCCAAGAAGCCGCGCAGCATTCCGATCACCACCAATGCCGTCGCCGCCCCGCAGGTGGTCGATGGCTCGGCCGAAAAAGCCGCCGCGTAA
- a CDS encoding glutamate synthase (NADPH/NADH) large chain (product_source=KO:K00265; cath_funfam=2.160.20.60,3.20.20.70,3.60.20.10; cog=COG0067,COG0069,COG0070; ko=KO:K00265; pfam=PF00310,PF01493,PF01645,PF04898; superfamily=51395,56235,69336) — translation MSGSNHEREFIATDALSADPASKPVEIARELHTWRPPALGLYDPSQEKDACGVGFIANIKGKKSHQIVADAINILCNLEHRGATGADPRFGDGAGILVQIPHAFFVRKTAELGFTLPAPGEYAVGALFMPRDTAWRQVIKGIITDQIKAEGLTLLGWRKVPTDNASLGETVKPTEPANMQVFIGRGAAITNEDEFERRLYILRKSISQAIYQRRERGLAGYYPCSMSCRTVIYKGMFLADQLGSYYADLHEPDFESALALVHQRFSTNTFPTWSLAHPYRMVAHNGEINTLRGNVNWMAARQASVHSKLYGKDISRLWPISYEGQSDTACFDNGLEFLVQGGYSLPHAVMMMIPEAWAGNPLMDEQRRAFYEYHAAIMEPWDGPAALAFTDGRQIGATLDRNGLRPARYLVTKDDRIVMASEMGVLKIPEEDIITKWRLQPGKMLLVDLEQGRLIPDDEIKASLASSHPYREWLSRTQIVLEELPDAPAKGLRSNLPLLDRQQAFGYTQEDVGILMTPMASMGEEASGSMGNDAPISALSDKPKPLFTYFKQNFAQVTNPPIDPIREELVMSLVSIIGPRPNLFDLQGGTAATKRLEVRQPILTDGDLEKIRSITDVADSHFVSRTLDTTFHAGFGAAGLEQVLDELCARAEAAVREGVNIIILSDRMAGSDRIPIPSLLACAAVHHHLIRTGLRTSVGLVVESGEPREVHHFACLAGYGAEAINPYLAFESIISMKDRLPTQLDDYEIVKRYIKSIGKGLLKVMSKMGISTYQSYCGAQIFDAVGLKAEFVAKYFVGTHTKIEGVGLAEIAEETVRRHNEAFGDIQIYKTALDVGGEYAYRTRGEDHAWTAESVSTLQHAARGNSLERYRAFAKILNEQSERLLTLRGLFKIKTAEDEKRKPVPLDEVEPAKDIVKRFATGAMSYGSISREAHTTLAIAMNRIGGKSNTGEGGEESDRYKPMANGDSMRSAIKQVASGRFGVTTEYLVNSDMMQIKMAQGAKPGEGGQLPGHKVDATIAAVRHSTPGVGLISPPPHHDIYSIEDIAQLIYDLKNVNPTGQVSVKLVSEIGVGTVAAGVAKARADHVTIAGFEGGTGASPLTSIKHAGSPWEIGLAETHQTLVRERLRSRIVVQVDGGFRTGRDVVVGALLGADEFGFATAPLIAAGCIMMRKCHLNTCPVGVATQDPLLRKRFTGQPEHVINYFFFVAEEVREIMAQLGYRTFDEMVGQTQMLDQSTLVAHWKAKGLDFSKLFVRQPELPGQKIYHSEPQDHHLEAVLDRTLIAQAQPALDRGAPVKIDIEINNTNRSAGAMLSGAVAKIYGNAGLPDDTIKVSLKGTAGQAFGAWLARGITFDLEGEGNDYVGKGLSGGKIVVRPPAISGIVPEESIIVGNTVMYGAIDGECYFRGVAGERFAVRNSGAVAVVEGAGDHCCEYMTGGIVVVLGKTGRNFAAGMSGGVAYVLDETGDFPKLCNLAMVELEPVLSEEMVNENTYHHTGDLEAHGKVDVFADLLSSDIERLHVLITRHAKFAGSAKAAAILKDWKTYLPKFRKVMPMEYRRALKELKANADAEPKIAIGA, via the coding sequence ATGAGCGGGTCGAACCACGAGCGCGAATTCATTGCAACCGATGCGCTGTCGGCGGACCCGGCGTCGAAACCTGTCGAAATCGCCCGCGAGCTCCACACCTGGCGTCCGCCTGCTTTGGGTCTCTACGACCCCTCGCAGGAGAAGGATGCCTGCGGCGTCGGCTTCATCGCCAATATCAAGGGCAAGAAATCGCACCAGATCGTAGCCGACGCGATCAACATCCTGTGCAATCTCGAACACCGCGGCGCCACCGGTGCCGACCCGCGCTTCGGCGACGGCGCCGGTATTCTGGTGCAGATTCCGCACGCCTTCTTTGTCCGCAAAACGGCCGAGCTTGGCTTCACTTTGCCCGCACCTGGCGAATACGCCGTCGGAGCGCTGTTCATGCCGCGCGACACCGCGTGGCGTCAGGTCATCAAGGGCATCATCACCGACCAGATTAAGGCCGAAGGCCTCACCCTGCTCGGCTGGCGCAAGGTACCAACCGACAACGCCTCGCTCGGCGAAACCGTGAAGCCAACCGAACCCGCCAACATGCAGGTGTTCATCGGCCGCGGCGCCGCCATCACCAACGAGGATGAGTTCGAGCGCCGGCTCTACATTCTCCGCAAGTCGATCTCGCAGGCGATCTACCAGCGCCGCGAACGCGGCCTGGCCGGCTATTACCCGTGTTCGATGTCGTGCCGCACCGTGATCTACAAGGGCATGTTCCTCGCCGACCAGCTGGGCAGCTACTATGCCGACCTGCACGAGCCGGACTTTGAAAGCGCGCTGGCGCTGGTGCATCAGCGCTTCTCGACCAACACCTTCCCGACCTGGTCGCTGGCGCATCCCTATCGCATGGTCGCCCACAACGGCGAGATCAACACCCTGCGCGGCAACGTCAACTGGATGGCGGCGCGGCAGGCCTCGGTGCATTCCAAGCTGTATGGCAAGGACATCAGCCGCCTGTGGCCGATCTCCTATGAGGGACAATCAGATACCGCCTGCTTCGACAACGGTCTCGAATTCCTGGTGCAGGGCGGCTACTCGCTGCCTCACGCCGTGATGATGATGATTCCGGAAGCCTGGGCCGGCAATCCCCTGATGGATGAACAGCGCCGCGCCTTCTACGAATATCACGCCGCGATCATGGAGCCGTGGGACGGCCCCGCCGCGCTCGCCTTCACCGACGGCCGCCAGATCGGTGCCACGCTGGACCGCAACGGCCTGCGTCCGGCGCGCTATCTCGTCACCAAGGACGACCGCATCGTGATGGCGTCCGAAATGGGCGTGCTGAAGATTCCGGAAGAGGACATCATCACCAAGTGGCGTCTGCAGCCCGGCAAGATGCTGCTGGTCGATCTCGAACAGGGTCGTCTCATTCCCGACGACGAGATCAAGGCGTCGCTGGCATCGAGCCATCCGTATCGCGAGTGGCTGAGCAGGACCCAGATCGTGCTCGAAGAACTGCCCGACGCGCCGGCCAAGGGGCTGCGCTCCAACCTGCCGCTGCTCGATCGGCAGCAGGCGTTCGGCTACACCCAGGAAGACGTCGGCATCCTGATGACGCCGATGGCGTCGATGGGCGAGGAAGCCTCGGGCTCGATGGGCAACGACGCGCCGATCTCGGCACTGTCCGACAAGCCGAAGCCGCTGTTCACCTATTTCAAGCAGAACTTTGCCCAGGTCACCAACCCGCCGATCGATCCGATCCGCGAAGAGCTGGTGATGAGCCTCGTCTCCATCATCGGACCGCGGCCGAACCTGTTCGACCTGCAGGGCGGCACCGCCGCCACCAAGCGCCTCGAAGTGCGGCAGCCGATCCTCACCGACGGCGACCTTGAGAAGATCCGCTCGATCACCGACGTGGCGGACTCGCATTTCGTGTCGCGCACCCTTGACACCACCTTCCACGCCGGCTTCGGCGCGGCAGGCCTCGAGCAGGTGCTGGATGAGCTCTGCGCCCGCGCCGAAGCCGCGGTGCGCGAAGGCGTCAACATCATCATCCTCTCCGACCGCATGGCCGGCTCGGACCGGATTCCGATCCCGTCGCTGCTGGCCTGCGCCGCCGTGCATCATCATCTGATCCGCACCGGCCTGCGCACCTCGGTCGGCCTGGTGGTCGAATCCGGCGAACCACGCGAAGTGCATCACTTCGCCTGCCTGGCCGGCTACGGCGCCGAGGCGATCAATCCTTATCTGGCCTTCGAATCCATCATCTCGATGAAGGACAGACTGCCGACCCAGCTCGACGACTACGAAATCGTCAAGCGCTACATCAAGTCGATCGGCAAGGGCCTGCTCAAGGTGATGTCGAAGATGGGCATCTCCACCTATCAGTCCTATTGCGGCGCGCAGATCTTCGACGCCGTCGGCCTGAAGGCGGAGTTCGTCGCCAAGTACTTCGTCGGCACCCACACCAAGATCGAAGGCGTCGGCCTCGCCGAAATCGCCGAAGAGACCGTGCGGCGCCATAACGAAGCGTTCGGCGACATCCAGATCTACAAGACTGCGCTCGACGTCGGTGGCGAATATGCCTACCGCACCCGCGGCGAGGACCACGCCTGGACCGCAGAATCGGTCTCGACGCTGCAGCATGCGGCGCGGGGCAATTCGCTGGAGCGCTACCGTGCCTTCGCGAAGATCCTCAACGAGCAGTCGGAGCGGCTGCTGACGCTGCGCGGCCTGTTCAAGATCAAGACCGCCGAGGACGAGAAGCGCAAGCCGGTGCCACTCGACGAAGTCGAGCCCGCCAAGGACATCGTCAAGCGTTTCGCCACCGGCGCCATGTCGTATGGTTCGATCTCGCGCGAGGCGCATACCACGCTGGCGATCGCCATGAACCGGATCGGCGGCAAGTCGAACACCGGCGAAGGCGGCGAGGAGTCCGACCGCTACAAGCCGATGGCGAACGGCGATTCGATGCGTTCGGCGATCAAGCAGGTCGCTTCCGGACGGTTCGGCGTCACCACGGAATATCTCGTCAATTCCGACATGATGCAGATCAAGATGGCGCAGGGTGCCAAGCCCGGCGAAGGCGGACAATTGCCCGGCCACAAGGTCGACGCGACCATTGCGGCTGTCAGGCACTCCACGCCCGGCGTCGGCCTGATCTCGCCGCCGCCGCATCACGACATCTATTCGATCGAAGACATCGCGCAGCTGATCTATGACCTCAAGAACGTCAATCCGACGGGCCAGGTCTCGGTCAAGCTGGTGTCGGAAATCGGCGTCGGCACCGTGGCCGCGGGCGTTGCGAAAGCGCGCGCCGACCACGTCACCATTGCCGGCTTCGAAGGCGGCACGGGCGCCTCGCCGCTGACCTCGATCAAGCATGCCGGCAGCCCGTGGGAAATCGGCCTCGCCGAAACCCACCAGACGCTGGTGCGCGAGCGGCTGCGCAGCCGCATCGTCGTGCAGGTCGACGGCGGCTTCCGTACCGGTCGCGACGTGGTGGTCGGCGCGCTCCTGGGCGCCGATGAATTCGGCTTCGCCACCGCGCCCCTGATCGCGGCCGGCTGCATCATGATGCGCAAGTGCCATCTCAACACCTGCCCAGTCGGCGTTGCGACACAGGATCCCCTGCTGCGCAAGCGCTTCACCGGCCAGCCCGAGCACGTCATCAACTACTTCTTCTTCGTCGCCGAAGAAGTCCGCGAGATCATGGCCCAATTGGGCTATCGCACCTTCGACGAGATGGTCGGCCAGACCCAGATGCTCGACCAGTCCACCCTGGTGGCGCACTGGAAGGCCAAGGGGCTCGACTTCTCGAAGCTGTTCGTGCGCCAGCCCGAACTGCCCGGCCAGAAGATCTATCATTCTGAGCCGCAGGACCATCACCTGGAAGCCGTACTCGACCGCACGCTGATCGCGCAGGCGCAGCCGGCGCTCGACCGCGGCGCGCCAGTGAAGATCGACATCGAGATCAACAACACCAACCGCTCGGCCGGCGCGATGCTGTCCGGCGCGGTGGCCAAGATCTACGGCAATGCCGGGCTGCCCGACGACACCATCAAGGTCTCCCTGAAGGGCACCGCCGGCCAGGCGTTCGGCGCCTGGCTTGCGCGCGGCATCACCTTCGATCTCGAAGGCGAAGGCAACGACTATGTCGGCAAGGGTCTGTCCGGCGGCAAGATCGTCGTGCGGCCGCCGGCGATCTCCGGCATCGTGCCGGAGGAATCCATCATCGTCGGCAACACCGTGATGTATGGCGCGATCGACGGCGAATGCTACTTCCGCGGCGTCGCCGGCGAACGTTTCGCCGTGCGTAACTCCGGTGCGGTGGCCGTGGTCGAAGGCGCTGGCGATCATTGCTGCGAATACATGACCGGCGGCATCGTCGTGGTGCTGGGCAAGACCGGGCGCAACTTCGCGGCCGGCATGTCCGGCGGCGTGGCCTATGTGCTCGACGAGACCGGCGACTTCCCGAAGCTGTGCAACCTGGCGATGGTCGAGCTGGAGCCGGTGCTCTCCGAAGAGATGGTCAACGAGAACACCTATCACCACACCGGCGATCTCGAAGCGCACGGCAAGGTCGACGTGTTCGCCGACCTGCTCAGCTCCGATATCGAGCGGCTGCATGTCCTGATCACGCGCCACGCCAAGTTCGCCGGCTCGGCGAAGGCGGCGGCGATCCTCAAGGACTGGAAGACCTACCTGCCGAAATTCCGCAAGGTGATGCCGATGGAGTACCGTCGCGCGCTGAAGGAATTGAAGGCCAACGCCGACGCCGAACCGAAGATCGCGATCGGGGCGTAG
- a CDS encoding glutamate synthase (NADPH/NADH) small chain (product_source=KO:K00266; cath_funfam=1.10.1060.10,3.50.50.60; cog=COG0493; ko=KO:K00266; pfam=PF07992,PF14691; superfamily=46548,51971; tigrfam=TIGR01317) codes for MGQVAGASGYMGKITGFLEIDRHDRKYAPVAERIKGYGEFVIPLSEKDLRDQAARCMNCGIPYCHGTGSVAPGTPGCPVNNQIPDWNDLVYNGNWEEASRNLHSTNNFPEITGRICPAPCEASCTLNIDDNPVTIKTIECAIVDRAWDNGWLKPEIAPVKTGKRIAVVGSGPAGLACAQQLARAGHDVHVYEKFAKAGGLMRYGIPDFKMEKHVIDRRVAQMEAEGVTFHYNSPVGGSAPGAIDPDDLLKSYEAVALTGGAEAGRDLPIPGRELSGIHFAMDFLPQQNRRVSSEPQGNVSDILAGGKHVVVIGGGDTGSDCIGTSFRQGALSVTQLEIMPAPPEHENKGLSWPNWPLKMRTSSSQAEGARREFAVLTQTFSGIDGKVSKLNCVQVDDKFKPIPGSEFELPADLVLLAMGFVHPVHEGLLKTLGVDLDQRGNVRAATTDFATSLPKVFSAGDMRRGQSLVVWAIREGRLCARAIDQFLMGATTLPK; via the coding sequence ATGGGACAAGTTGCAGGGGCGTCAGGTTACATGGGCAAGATTACAGGTTTTCTGGAGATCGATCGTCACGACCGCAAGTACGCGCCGGTGGCCGAGCGCATCAAGGGTTATGGCGAGTTCGTCATTCCGCTGAGCGAGAAGGACCTCCGCGACCAGGCCGCGCGCTGCATGAATTGCGGCATTCCCTATTGCCACGGCACCGGCTCGGTGGCCCCGGGCACGCCCGGCTGCCCGGTCAACAACCAGATCCCGGACTGGAACGACCTCGTCTACAACGGCAACTGGGAAGAAGCCTCGCGCAACCTGCACTCCACCAACAATTTCCCGGAGATCACCGGCCGCATTTGTCCTGCGCCCTGCGAGGCGTCGTGCACGCTGAACATCGACGACAACCCGGTGACCATCAAGACTATCGAATGCGCCATCGTCGATCGCGCCTGGGACAATGGCTGGCTGAAGCCGGAGATCGCGCCGGTGAAGACCGGCAAGAGGATCGCCGTGGTCGGCTCCGGCCCCGCGGGCCTCGCTTGCGCGCAGCAGCTGGCGCGCGCTGGCCATGACGTCCATGTCTACGAGAAGTTCGCCAAGGCCGGCGGGTTGATGCGCTACGGCATTCCCGACTTCAAGATGGAAAAGCACGTCATCGATCGCCGCGTGGCGCAGATGGAAGCCGAAGGCGTCACCTTCCACTACAACAGCCCGGTCGGCGGCAGCGCCCCCGGCGCGATCGACCCCGACGATCTCCTGAAGTCCTACGAAGCCGTCGCCTTGACCGGCGGCGCCGAGGCCGGCCGCGACCTGCCGATCCCCGGCCGCGAACTCTCGGGCATTCACTTCGCGATGGATTTCCTGCCGCAGCAGAACCGCCGCGTCTCCAGCGAGCCGCAGGGCAACGTCAGCGACATCCTCGCCGGCGGCAAGCATGTGGTGGTGATCGGCGGCGGCGACACCGGCTCCGACTGCATCGGCACCAGTTTCCGCCAGGGCGCGCTGTCGGTGACGCAGCTGGAAATCATGCCGGCCCCGCCAGAGCATGAGAACAAGGGCCTCTCCTGGCCGAACTGGCCGCTGAAGATGCGGACCTCGTCGAGTCAGGCCGAAGGCGCGCGCCGCGAATTCGCCGTGCTGACGCAGACCTTCTCCGGCATCGACGGCAAGGTGAGCAAGCTCAACTGCGTGCAGGTCGACGACAAGTTCAAGCCGATCCCGGGCTCCGAATTCGAACTGCCCGCCGATCTCGTGCTGCTGGCCATGGGCTTCGTGCATCCCGTCCACGAAGGCCTGCTGAAGACGCTCGGCGTCGATCTCGACCAGCGCGGCAACGTCCGCGCCGCCACCACCGACTTTGCCACCTCGCTGCCAAAGGTATTCTCCGCCGGCGACATGCGCCGCGGGCAATCGTTGGTGGTGTGGGCGATCCGCGAAGGCCGGCTGTGCGCGCGGGCGATCGATCAGTTCCTGATGGGCGCAACCACGCTGCCGAAGTAA
- a CDS encoding threonine/homoserine/homoserine lactone efflux protein (product_source=COG1280; cath_funfam=3.40.50.150; cog=COG1280; pfam=PF01810; superfamily=81442; transmembrane_helix_parts=Outside_1_3,TMhelix_4_22,Inside_23_34,TMhelix_35_57,Outside_58_66,TMhelix_67_89,Inside_90_113,TMhelix_114_136,Outside_137_150,TMhelix_151_173,Inside_174_185,TMhelix_186_208,Outside_209_211) has product MLGIHGLWLFVLSGLLLNITPGPDTAYIVGRSVQVGWRGGAAAALGISAGCLVHVFAAAIGLSALLAASSLAFTVVKWIGAAYLLYTGIQMLRARAPSLLPEAAAQRVLSLRQVFWQGVLTNALNPKVALFFLAFLPQFVDPDAASKALAFIALGLIFISTGTAWGLGVAVFAAKAASRVRQSSRALVWINRALGGVFIYLGIRVAMLETR; this is encoded by the coding sequence ATGCTCGGCATTCACGGTCTCTGGCTGTTCGTTCTCTCCGGTCTGCTGCTCAACATCACGCCGGGGCCGGACACCGCTTATATCGTCGGCCGCAGCGTGCAGGTCGGCTGGCGCGGCGGGGCGGCGGCGGCGCTGGGCATCAGCGCGGGTTGCCTCGTCCATGTGTTCGCCGCGGCGATCGGGCTGTCGGCGCTGCTGGCGGCTTCATCGTTGGCGTTCACCGTCGTGAAGTGGATCGGCGCGGCCTATCTGCTTTATACAGGCATCCAGATGCTGCGCGCACGCGCGCCCTCGTTGCTGCCCGAGGCCGCTGCACAGCGCGTGCTGTCGCTGCGGCAGGTGTTCTGGCAGGGCGTGCTGACCAATGCGCTCAATCCAAAGGTCGCGCTGTTCTTCCTCGCCTTCCTGCCGCAATTCGTCGATCCGGATGCGGCCAGCAAGGCGCTGGCCTTCATCGCGCTCGGATTGATCTTCATCAGCACGGGCACGGCGTGGGGACTGGGCGTCGCGGTCTTCGCCGCCAAGGCCGCCAGCCGCGTCCGGCAATCCAGCCGGGCGCTGGTCTGGATCAACCGCGCGCTCGGCGGCGTCTTCATCTATCTCGGCATTCGCGTGGCGATGCTGGAGACGCGCTAG